The stretch of DNA ACCGGCGGGATACTGAAGAAGACTCCTTCGGACTTCGTGGTCGGCGAGATCTACGGCGAAATAAAGATGACCGGCGGGCCGTATCTCATCTGCGAGCTCGAAAAGACGAACTGGGATCTCCAGAAGGCTGTCAAAGAGATCTCCAAGGTGCTCGGGGTAAGCCAGCGCCGGATCGGGTGGGGCGGAACGAAGGACAAGAGAGCGGTGACGAGGCAACTCATCTCGATCTACGGTGTGAGCGAAGAGGATGTCGAAGCCATAAGGATCAAAGATATTTCGCTGAAGGTCGCCGGGCATGCGAACTCCCAGATATCTCTCGGGGACCTGAAGGGCAACAACTTCGCGATAACGATCCGGGACATCGGGACCACCGACCCCGCTCCCATCCTCGAAGAGGTCTCGTCCGCATCGGTGGCAGGAAAGATCCCGAACTACTTCGGGATACAGCGTTTCGGTGCGACAAGACCCGTGACCCATCTCACGGGATTCGATATCCTGAAAGGGGATTTCAGGGAGGCGGTAAAGACCTACGTCAGCTTCTCCTGCGGAAACGAGCCGGAGGAGACCGAGATCGCAAGGAAGCATTATCTCGACACCGAAGACGTGAGGGAGACGCTCGCCATAATGCCGAACCACCTGCGTTACGAGCGTGCGATGCTCCATCACCTCATCGAAGAGCCCGGCGACTACGAAGGTGCACTGAAGGTCACGCCCCCCAAGCTTCTCTCCATGTTCGTCAGCGCAGCACAGTCCTGGCTCTTCAACAAGGCGCTGAGCAGACGGCTCGAAGCAGGTGGACTCGACGAACCGCTCGTCGGGGACAGGCTCATCTTCAAAGGCGGCCGGGAGGATATCGTCACCGAAGACAACATCGGAACTGCGAAGGTCCACATGAGAAGAGGAAGATGTGCCCCCGCGATATTCATGCCCGGATCTGAAGAGTTCAGGCCAGCCGGGGAGACAGACTGCTATATCGGAGAACTCCTCGACGAGTCCGGCATAACCCCCGAAAGCTTCGGGCTGGCGGCGGAGATCACCGGGACCGCCTTCAGGGGCGCATTAAGGGCCGCATCCATCAGGACGGAGATGAAATACGAAGTATCCGGGGACTCGGTCGGTCTCGAATTCAGCCTTCCGCCGGGAACGTACGCGACTACACTCTCCCGCGAGATCATGAAGGCCGACCCGGAAAAAATGGTCTGATCGTTTACTTAATCCATACTTTTTTCAGGGAAAATCTCCAAAACTCAAACATGGAAAGCCGTTTTGGAAGAGGTTTCATAACGAACATCATGCTTGTTGCAAAGCACATCGGTCTTCCGCCTGAGAGGGCGTGGGTCGGCCTTGCGGATCATCTTATCGAGATGCAGGTCCCCGACCGGTTCAGGGGAACCGAGGTCGAGGAGCACCTGACCGACCTCCGCCAGAAAGCCAACTGGCACCAGAGCGGAAACATGGATGCCGAGGATCTCGAATCGCTGAATAAATCGCTGAAAAGACTTGTTCTCGCCATCGATCGCGAGCTTGGTATCGAAGATCCGGCAGTCGGAAAATTCGACTGAACGTCGGCGTGCTCCGGCCCTCTTAATCCTATAATATTTTCCCTGAAATCTATATGGGCCCTGTTTTGCGATAATTTAAGTGCCTGCAGGGACAATAATATATGTGCAATTTATCAAAACGCCGATGCTGTTTTTTGTCCTCAGGCGGCATCGCAGTTTGCAGAAAAAATATCTTGGAAATTACGGTTTCCACCTTCTAATGGGGGATAATTTTGGCTCAGAATAATTACAATGCATCAAATATAACTGTTCTTGAAGGCCTCGAACCCGTGAGGGAGAGGCCGGCCATGTATATCGGAAGCACCGATGTCCGCGGCCTGCACCATCTCGTATACGAGGTGGTCGATAATGCAGTCGACGAGGCGCTCGCGGGCGTATGTGATCATATCATCGTAACGCTCGGCAGGGACGGAACCTGCACCGTCGAAGACAACGGGCGTGGTATTCCTGTAGATATAATGGAAGAGCAGGACGGAAAGAGCGCCCTTGAAGTCGTAATGACCGTCCTTCACGCCGGCGGAAAGTTCGACAAGAACACCTACCAGGTCTCCGGCGGACTTCACGGAGTCGGTGTCTCGGTTGTAAACGCCCTTTCGGAGTTCCTCCAAGTCGAGGTCTTCAGGGACGGCTACATCTACGACATGGGCTTTGCCAGGGGCGGGCTGAAGAGCGACCTTACGTCGAGGAAGAATGCAGCCCCCGACGCATTCGAGAAGCACGGCACGAAGATCAGTTTCAAGCCCGACGCACTGATCTTTGAGACGGTGACCTTCGATTACGACATCCTCAGCCACAGGATGCGTGAGCTCGCGTTCCTGAACCGCGGAATTACAATAGAGATATCCGACGAAAGAAGCGGGTACGCGGATATATTCAATTACGAGGGTGGAATAAGCGAGTTCGTAACATATCTCATAACCGGAAAGGAGACCGTCCATCCCGATGTGATATATTTCGATACGAAGGATGCCGCGAGCATGACCGAGGTCGAGGTGGCGCTCCAGTATTCCACCGCCTACTCGGAGACGATGATGACCTTCGTCAACAGCGTAAATACAAGAGAGGGCGGAACGCATCTCGAGGGCTTCAGGAGTGCGCTTACACGTGCGATCAACAAGTCTGCAAAGGACAACAACCTGATGAAAGGGATGTC from Methanolacinia petrolearia DSM 11571 encodes:
- the truD gene encoding tRNA pseudouridine(13) synthase TruD, which gives rise to MMKSEYPIETLLGMDYYVTETPGTGGILKKTPSDFVVGEIYGEIKMTGGPYLICELEKTNWDLQKAVKEISKVLGVSQRRIGWGGTKDKRAVTRQLISIYGVSEEDVEAIRIKDISLKVAGHANSQISLGDLKGNNFAITIRDIGTTDPAPILEEVSSASVAGKIPNYFGIQRFGATRPVTHLTGFDILKGDFREAVKTYVSFSCGNEPEETEIARKHYLDTEDVRETLAIMPNHLRYERAMLHHLIEEPGDYEGALKVTPPKLLSMFVSAAQSWLFNKALSRRLEAGGLDEPLVGDRLIFKGGREDIVTEDNIGTAKVHMRRGRCAPAIFMPGSEEFRPAGETDCYIGELLDESGITPESFGLAAEITGTAFRGALRAASIRTEMKYEVSGDSVGLEFSLPPGTYATTLSREIMKADPEKMV